TTCTAAGACTATGTTTTATTGCTTGTTATTTTGAACAATTGGTGGTGTACTTTAAACTCTATTTAGCTTTGTTGAACTTTGATTAACTTATGCTTAATCCTTGTTgatgttgaccttgttaccttgtcacacttatatgtgtctttttgtgttttcttatgcctatttgcactctaatgcttttgacatcTCTATccatttgatgatgtcaagagggggaaaaggtaaactcatgctcttaatctcctTGCTATTGATTAAACCAATGTCTTGTCTAACCTTCTCAAGCTTgattcttgttttggggcaatgtaaaattgtcttgATAGTTTGATTCTTGCTTTTGCCCTtagtaaggtaatattgtcccttctctatcatttgatcttgcttgcttaaaattcttgaatcaaggtgtttacattgcttatacattcgtttggggcttgtcatcatcaaagggggaatttgttgggttccttatgttgatgataacatgcccatttgatttgtgttatcttagtttaccttttcaggattaatgatgcaatcaagcttggattaagaagtattgaagttgttattaatccctttgtaattagtcgtgtgtcatctaatgtacaagtgagaaagttaagtatattagagtaatagaaacagtccagacgactgttgcttttacACGTAAACAGCtgtttggattatgccacaactcgagaaacttgaagtcccttttatctttcaaaggctttcacgtgattatcattttacaaagataaaaatcagatttttattaaggaggtagtatccaatgaagagtggtttgaattattcaaaatgtttcctctttatgcaaattcaatcctttggtttttaagaaaacaaaagttgctttttgccatatttgtgttaacttgtcatcatgtgacttgtctcacatcctttgttttctgaaaattgcatgagcatttaaggttgtctttcaaaccttctttctctattccttcctttgcaaaagactcctttttggtgcaagttatTAGGTGGTTGCAAATggtcttcacatgtgaggtctttgacccttcaaaaccctagcaaccccttcactcacctcctctatataaaccgtgcatCCTCCTCATTAAATCCCTAAGactttctgaattaattctttcatgttttgcaaagtgtttttAAAGAGTAAAAATCGTGTCTTTTGCAAAATctttttaaaagtcttcaagtgtctttcggTTTCTACGATCGTGGCTCtttttgcttttctatactaaactctcttgcttaaaagtgttgatcttgtaaaagttgtccacctctattctttgttaagaatgtgttagtggaaacttgatcctttacattttaagtgtgttagtagagtttaggacggagtagtctttaactcttgacaaccggagtaggttgtgagttggcaatcggagtagattgcgagttagcttgtcatagaacggagtagttcttgtactagctttgcaaccggagtaggttggcgtcttttattacaagggtcttttagttgtcggagtagatcactaaaggaaagtaataaaaaggtagattggacgtaggcactttagtatttgccgaaccaattcaaaaactcgTGTTCTTTGTTTATCTCTTTAATTCCGCTGctttctttctttgtttgtttgttttgtttcgcttaaacttagaagcaacagttcatcatactgtcgcatttggtctgcagtcatacttcacaaactgagacaaatagatacagtcagaacgattgttgctttcatacttcagcaaacattcatcgtgatacttgttcaatctttcaatattattctaaGTATCCTCtaaatctcttttgttcacttaacttactttaatccaataaagttgaagttaaaatttttaaaagagtacctaattcaccccctccccctcttaggtacttgaatccataaactcaacatatTCAGGCAATCCAATTGCTTCTTTATTACTCCAACTCGCTAAATTAGCATTAATTACAGAGCTGCTAGGCAGTAGCTTCCTTTTGGGACTCACTGTGCCGACCCCGCTTCGACCTCCATTAGGTTCGTTGCTTATCATGCTAATCGTGATATGGGTCATTACATTCAGCCTTTCTAACGTTATGGTTGAGATTGACAAAAAAAGGATTATATAGAACTCATTTTCCTTTGTCCTTTTTCAAGTGGTAACATGTCAACTCTCTTATCCAAGCAATTCTTTAGCTCTCTTTTACCTCTTCTCTCACAATCACTTAAAATACAATATATATCGTGCTATATCCATTTCCTTTCTAACCTCACTCAATATACACTAGTTTAATCTGTTGTGAGAAGGTAAAGAGAGAAGGTTGGAAGAAGAAGTGCATAGCACCCCTCATACCAGTAAATTTCAAAATGTGCTAACATATCAAATTGTCAATAAAATTTGACCTGACAAACAGATAGGTCAATTCGGATTCGAGTCACGTATATATGGGTGACAAACTCTTTAACTCATTGCCTGTGGTTGTACGCTTCATCACTATGAGTTACGAGTCCTCTTCACCTTAGTGCGCCTTGTAACCTTTAAATAAGAATTTCCCATATTTCTTCATTGATAAAAAAAGGaaaatgataacatttttttatcaattggtctcccttgtgacgggttaccatttgtggcggatattttgtgagataaaatggtaacaaaatgggttagtggagaaaggggaccacatgaacagtgttgcagagagagaaaaagtgagtactttgtgaggtaaaatggtatccgtcactttgaAGTGACGGATATTGttggtcacaaatgagattttgtgtttttttATAAGGAAAGATAACTAGATTGATCGTTTAGGGTATGACTAACTTATCTTATCCTTTCAAATGAGTGAGATAAGTTGAAGTCACCGGCTTttaaaccacctcgaaagagtgaatgtccaatagaagtcaTAAAGTCAACGACCTTGTTTGCTTCACGAATGCAACGTTTAATCACTTAAAATATGAAATATCGTGCTATATCCACTTCCATTCTAACCCCAAACGATATACATTAGTTTAATCTCTTGTGAGAAGGTAAAGAGAGAAGATTGGAACTACTTGAAAGAAGAATGTGCATAGCACCCCTCGTACGAGTAGATCTCAAAATGTGCTAACATGCCAATGAAATTTGACCTGGCAAACAAATAGGATCGATTCGGTTTCATGTCACATATAAATGAGTCACAAACTCTTCAACTCAAATTCGACCCAAATATTTTTCACGTCGTGTTCATGACAACTCACTTCATAGATGGGTCATCAAGTCTCAActcaaacccgttaatttcgtattCGTTTATTTTATGTCGTATTTTCATGTCATGTCTATGTATGGAAAGCGCACATATATATTTACTTGGGAATCGAGTAAAAATAAGAGTAATTTAGTAAATAAGTCATTCATATCAAATTCGTGTCTAAAGAACATTTACGGAGAAACCTATCATAGCAAAACAACCGAAAAAGTTCTTAATCAAACAACCGAAAAAGTTCTCAATCTAGTAATATATAAGTAGACCTGGTAAAAGCAACTCGACTCAAAAAGGCTGATCCAAGATCCGAAGTAAACCCGAACTACATCGTCCAAATGTAGAGGTGTACAACGTGGCGGCCAGCTCGGGTATGTGGGCCGAAAAAAGGTGGCCCGGTCATCCCCTTGTGCCGGGCTAGTGCCACGACTTCCTCAGCCCGGCCCAGTCCAAGCAAAATAAAAAGGGGCCCACCCCGGCCCGGCACTAACCAGCTACTGAGTGGGCCGTTTTAGTGCCATGCAAAACTGGCCAGCACTGGCCCGACCCAGCCCGGTCCTTATTTAGTGTCGGGTCAGTGCCGCACCCAATCCGCCCCTTGGCAAGCCCCAGCTCGCACTGGTCCGACCCAGTGTACATTTCTACCCAATTGTGATCCGACCCGACCTGAACATGACCCGAATTtttttgacccgaaaatgaccgattccaaaccactcaacccgaaaatgatCGACAAAACATAATTCCAGTTTAACCAAAAAGACATGAAATTACTTTTTATctcttattcattgacccgaaaatgacccgatctgaAATAACCctacccgcttgacccgaaaacAACCCAACCAACATATCGAAATAGACCAGAActgacccaacccaacccaaaaACAATGAGAAACCCGAACTAATCCAACCCGAATCAGCCCGACTCAACCCAAAGCCAACCCAATTGACTCATTTACTAAGTCTAGTCATATAAATAAGGTTTACCACAATCGTTCGAAATATATTCAGTTTTAAGATAAGCTAAGCTAGCGGACATCTACGGAAAATAATAAACTTGTGAGCCTACTAGCCTAGCGCACGAGGCATCCAACTCATAATCGTGGATCAAAGTTAAACTCTAGCTTCTCTCTTTAGTCAAATTCATCCATGGCTTCCATTGCCAGACTTGAGCTGCTGCTTCTTCTTTCTCTTCAACTTTTTTTCTGCCACCTTCTTCCCACCACATTCGCTCATTCTTCTGGGTTCGTAATAATCTCTAATTGTGTATTAATTTTTAATCATGATTGACTTATAATTAATCAAATTAGTATTATCAGAtctaatttttatgtaattgttGCAGGTTGAATGATGGATTCACCATCAACGGTCGAGTAAAGATCCCTAGTAAGTAATTTTTAATCCCTTGTACAATTAAGTCTATGATTGTTTCATGTTATTGTGAATTTGAATGATTTATTATGATAAAAGATTGTGAATTTTAGCTCGTTTTACTGTAAATTTGAATGTGTATTGATTGATGCGTAGTTTTAATCATGGATTTGATCGTTTAGCTGACTATTGGAAAATTGGATGCCTTTGGGGATGGTGGGGTTTTTCGTTTTGTTGTAAATGGTCTCGTAAGGGTGTTCTTAGTTATTGATTGATTATCTGGAATCGATAAATGGTAGGTGAAACGATCTCACATGTGAGACCAACCCAAATCGTTATGTGTTCCTTTTCGATTATAGGATGCATAAATTGGTTTCACTTGTAAAACCCTCTCGTATAAGGGTTAGAATTCTTAGATATGCCATGTTATATACTCCCTTTGTCCAGGTCATTTGTTGTTGTAttccattttagggtgtctcagtcagtcaattgttgtcctttctattttaagaatgaacttgatgaacaatttgatcattcacactcaatttgctccacttgtcatttagtcattggcttcttcctctttccttggtctttgtgtcaaaaccaaaggacaacaattgaccgggacggagggagtaacttACAAGCCTAAAAGCAAAAATGAGGGGTAGAATATTAAGACTTTTTTTCTCGGTTGGATTTGTGATCATGCTTGGATTAGTGTGTGAAGCTAGGAAATTTCCGACCATGCAAGTATGCTAGTAATGCAACATGTATTTTGAAGAAATTGAAAGCGGACCTTGTGAAACGAACCTAGAAGCATGTAACACTAGAAATTCAATTGTATTAACGCCTTATGGGAGGAATAGTTGTAATGGGAGCTAGAATGATGAAAAGATCACATCATTGGAAGGACAAGGTTTTACGAAAAAAATTCACAGTTACGAACTTATTGATCTTAAATGGCTTGTTTGTGACTATCCTGAGAGTAACATGTCAAAACTAACAAAGTAAAATGTTTCTTCCTGGGAACCCTCTCCTATAAGGGTCGGAACTCTTAGATATGCCATGTTGTATAACTTTGTAGGAGTACTTGTTTGGATGAGGTTAACTTACAAACCTTTCCTAACTCAGAAAAGCGAAATTGAGCGGCAGAACATTAGGATTTAGGACTTTCTTCTCGGGTTGATTTGTGAACATGCTTGCATTAGTGTATGATAACAGTAAGCTAGGAAATTTATGACCATGCAAGTATGCAAGTAATGCAACattatattttgatgaaattGAAAGTGGACTTTGTGAAGCAAACCTAGGAAGATGTAATACCTGAAATTCAAGTCTATTAGCTCCTTATCGGAAGAATAGTTGTAATCGGAGCTAGACAGAATAAAAGTCGACATCATTGGAAAgataaggttttttgaaagattTTCACACTTGCAATTTTATTGATCTTAAATGCCTTGTTGGCGACTATCTTGTGATTCACTTGTCAAAACTAACAAAGTGAAATGTTGCTTCTTTAGATTGTAAGATGAGTGATAATGTTAGTTAAGGCAGCGCTTATGCTTTTTGCGACTCATTCTATTCAAGTTTACTTCTTTTTTTCCATTACCCAGTATCACAGTATATTGCTTTCAATGCTAtgacatttcttttttttttttagagttagTATATGGGATGATCACGCTCTTTACTGCTGTTGTTTCTAGTAAACTAGATGCAAAATTTATTTACACATTGGGTCTTTTACTGCAGATTTTGGGACTAGAGACTTTGGTCTGCCTGCTAAAACATCAAATGTCAAAGTAATTCTCAATGGTGGTCAAAGGGTCACATTTCTGAGGCCGGATGGATACTTTTCATTGTATCCTATTATGTCAGCCATATAGCTGGATGTATTAGTTAATGATTCTTGCAGTTATTTTTCATTTACATTCAGCTGTGCTGCATCCTATTTATATCCTTTAATTTGTGTGATAAAAACATTTAGGTGGTCAATATTCTTTCGAGTTATACATCTTGGATCCTTGTTTCTGTAGTTTAGTTCTAAAGTATCAAGACTCAACCCACATTTACCAATTGTGTTAGTTCCTGCCCTGAGATCCAAATTTTGATTTAAGTTTCAAGTTAGTAAGCTTTGCCATCTTTCTTACGGTCTCTTTTTCCAAATATACATACACCATGTCCAAATGCTGTTGCCTAGGTTCTTTTTTCCCAGAAAGTATCAGATACATGAAATTAAGCCAGATGAAAGAATTCAGTTGTGAATTGTGATAGGCACCTTTTTTTACCATAGACTCGTGGAGTATTACTCGGAAAATTTTCTTAACTATCTTACAGCTATAATGTACCAGCAGGCACTCATCTGATTGAAGTAGCCGCGCCTGGTTATTTCTTTTCTCCGGTATGGCTATTCGATCTCTCTGCACTTCAGCTTTAGCTAGCTGCATTTTACTACTGCCTCCGTGGCTCCTTGTTTATATTGTCCTTTTTTTTGCCTCAGATGGTCAACAATCTCATCTTTGAGACTTTGACCATTGATTTCTCCAATAATATAGTATAAGAATTGGTATGTAAAATCTGTCGAATATTTTCAGTGGAGAAATAACTGTATGTAGAGCTATATTGGGAGAAAATTTCTGGGTCACAGTTTACCACCAAAGCTTATTGAGAACCATATTATGTAGGATGTAGGGATTAATTGTTTACATACCATATTATCTGTCCAGGTCCGAGTTGATGTTAGTGCGAGGAACCCCGGGAAGGTCCAGGCTTCACTCACAGAAACAAGAAGGGCTCTGACGGAGTTGTCTTTGGAGCCTCTAAGAGAGGAAATATATTATGAGGTTAGCCGCCAACTAGATTTTCTATCAGTGAGTACGTCTCTTTGTAACAATCCATGTTTGTAGTCGTCACCGTTTGCTAACTGTTGCAGAAAAGGGAACCCTTCTCACCCATGTCACTTCTGAAAAGCCCGATGGGACTGATGGTGGGCTTCATGGTCATAGTTGTTTTCGTGATGCCCAAACTAATGGATAACGTTGGTGCGTGTTCTGAACTCAGGATGGACAGAATCATTATCTTTACATTATGAATTAAACTTGTCAGAAGTACGCGAGCTTCATAAAATATGAGCCAGTCTTACATGTGAAGGCCACCCATAAACCTATAATCGAGGAATATATGATGATGTGGGTTGGTATTTACATGTGACACTGTCTCATACAATTCTCACTGAATGATCTTATACGTTTATTTTTTCCATGGCAGATCCCGAGGAAATGAGACTAGCTCAAGAGCAAATGAGGGGTCAGGGTGTTCCTTCTTTAGCTAACTTTTTAGGTGGAGCCCAGAGGAGCTGATCGGAACTGACTTATGAAAATTTTCTGGCGAACAGAAGTTGAAAGACGACTCCTGAAGACTAGATGAGGTACTGAACACTTGTATGCATTAGTTGTGGTGTCCAGTCAAAGAAACAATTCTCGCTACTTCAAATGCCAGTAGTGTTCATTGATTTTGAACTTACATTTCAGGCTACTTGCTTTAATGTCTTCGTTTAACTACGATCAATTGAGAAGTATTGGTTCGATTAATTTGCATTTCAGTAAATTTGCAGTAATTTGTAACTAACCATGTCTAATATTATCAACTCTTACGTACCTGAAAAACGAGGAAGTTACCAGCGGACGGGCCTATAGGCGGAAAGAGTTACTTCCTCCCTTCAAATCTGAACAGAGTGTAAATTTtaaaaatcaattcaaaagaaaaaaTGGAAATAGTTTGTTTGGATTTGAAAGGATTGGGTTTTCGAGTATCGTCTAATTCATCGATGGTTGGGCCTAACGCCTAGAGGTGGGCCTTTTAAACCTGACTTGTTGGCTGTTACTCAATTTGAATCTGGCCCAAGAAAATGGGCTCAAAAGGTTTCTGTAGTGGTTTTATTCTTGATTGAACTGTGTGTTTGAGATTAGCTTTTCCATACTGCTTTTATTTACActttccgtctcaatcatttgttaccTTTTAGAAATacataattatgagatatttaaaacAAATGTAAATAATGATTGAGATGGAGGGAACACGCTTTTTATCTTGGAATTTTCTATATGAAGTGGGATTTTGTGGATGTTCTGTGCTGACGCTTGACAAAACGTTACTCATCTAGTAATTTATTAGTTGTTCATGAATCGACCCACCCATTGAATCCAACCCATTTGCCCCGCAAAAATAAATGGGTGTGGATAAGGCATTTTAAGGAAATTACTAGGCCCGTTTCACTAACATGTCCCAAATCCGCTAACCCGCTTATCCGTGTgcaaaaaaatactccctcctattctaaataactgtcccatttgccatttccgtctattcacataactgtcccatctgccatatttggacatggtatttttactttcctacccttaACTCTTCTTTATTTACTACCCAAACCACCCATAACttatcatattcaatacttttcattatttaactcatatattcttacccctatacaataattttcattattttaactatatttcttaatttttgtgccattGTCCAAATAGGacacttattcggaataggagggagtctgagctgatcatgggccgggcctaTGCGGGTTTGGGCCGGGCCGGGATGATAAAAATGGCCACATGTGCGGGTTGGGCTGGACCGGGCCAAATGAGAGGGCCTATTTAGCGAGCCCAAGCCCGGCCCTTATAGGCTAAATCGGGCTTATGGGCCTATATGGGCTTTTtgggccctaaaatttacgacttaccaAACGAGATAAGTAGTATAATACCTTCAACTTGTACTTTAAATGTGCACTTAATATAAAAAATCGTATAAAGTATGATGAAATACATATGAATTAATCTCCAAAAATAGAATAAAGCTTAATCATATCTAgtagatatgatttatgttacGTGAACATCGCTTTTAAATCTCAATAAATATATACATGAGTTTATAAGgaattatatataaaatttacgctacttaaacaaattttataagaaaaatattccttaattaataaatatgggctgggctgggccaaaatttgggccaaatGCTTGGCCCAAACCCTGCCCAAAAGTACATTGGACTTTTTTGGGCCGGCCCATGGGCTTTTTCGGGCCAAAAtaaaaggcccaagcccttcaaaaaagcgggttgggtcgggtcgggccaatgggcttgggccatttgatcaccTCTAGAGGGAGTATATTAACATAAGCCTGGTGCGTGCATGTCCAACTCAACATTTAATATTTTAATCGCCTCTATAATTTATAACAGGTTGTTCACCACCTTCAAAGCTATAGAATAACAGCTCTTGGCTCGATTAATTCGATTGGGTTGACATTTTACCTGGGTACGGTAAATATGAAATTCTCGTGTCCCGGTTTTGCAATTCGAGTGCGAAAATTTAAAAGCTGAATTGAAGAATACGAGTAAATAGCAGCGAGTACTTACCCAGAAACTAAATAGCGGGgtctttttaaaacaaaactccgTAGGCAACAATTATAAACAAATTCACATTTATAataatcctttatttctcttGGTGACGAGAAAACCCGCAGCCGCTATCTTTGGTGTGCGAGAGTTTGATTGAACTTATAACGGGTTAAATAGATAGTGAGATAGATCAAATAAAAACCGATTTAGACGTCTTAAGAGAAATGAACTACTACGAGATTAGGAAAATGAGATGGCGCTACCAGGTGACGCTTAAATTGGGCGCCACTGAGGCTATAATAGTAAATTTATCAAAAAAAATTCATTTCCCTCTctcaaattttaaatttcaaactAGTTAATTGCAAAGGGTAGTTTAGGAACTTGAGATCTTATAATTAATACagtaatatataaaaaaaaaaaaaatcaaacaaattcATTTTGCATCACGTTTTCTTTGGGGAAGAATTTCCAGTAAAATGATTTTGGGAAATTTAATAGGAAGGCTTGAAGATTAATATTCGATCCTTCATTTTGGTGGAGTTCATAGACAAGACACACGTAACACATAAACTAACAAATTATTCGAGCCGAACTCGGATCGGTTTCTTTCAAAAAAGTACTTCGTATATAGTATCAAACTATCAATTAGCCATTGTCATTTGCACCATCTTAGATCAATATTAATCGACCAATATAACCCTAAGTCCCCCTATATATCGGTCAGCCTCGGGGCTTgttctatatatacacacacgtATATTTAAGCGTTTTTTCTTTAAATTAATGAAGGAAAGTTAATTTGTCATTTTCTTTAAAGTACTTCATGAAGAAGATGAACTGATAAAATTGatgtttttattttcttgttaGATTAAGATCTTTATCCACTAATTCaatcaattaaaattacaattttagcCCCATATGTTTGTCGCAAAGTTgaaatgtaatttataatttacttatttttccttttctttaatTATGGTGGTGCTGAGATTCGGCGTCACCGGGTCGCGTGCTGGCGTCCTATCGCCATCCGACGAGATTATGTCATTCGCATCTAAGGTAGATCGAGATCTTGGTAGTACGTACTTGTACCGTCATCAAAGAAAATATGATATGGGACTATCGGTCAACGTAAAATGGAAAAAGTGGACCCGTACATGCAATCTGGAGACCACCTTCAAACACCAATGAAAAGATTGTAAGATTACCTAATGCTGTTTTTTAGTTCACCACCTCCTAATTAAGCACTCAGCTTCTTCAATTTCAAGTGTCATTTTCTTGTTTGATTTActaccattattaacatttttaattccttgtcgaaaaaaaattaaaaaaaaaaaaacatttttaattCAACATGAAAATAATGCAATCCTAAAGTTCAATTATTTTTAAGTTCAATTATATTTGATACAGaatatatttattaaaataaGACTATTGTTTATGCTAGTAAATTTTCATTTCTATGATTAATATAGAGCTACCTCACAAGAAATCGATCGAGTAATTGTTTTCTTCTCTGAAAGAGTGTAAGGTTATGTTCTTTTAAACAATTAAACTTAACACTAACCACTCCCTTTAAATTCAGTTCAAATTATAGAAATGTTCAGATCGTATAAGTTCACTTCAGAAAAATTTAGTTCGTATTTATTCGATTTAAGATCACCAAGTAATGCAATCCTAAAGTTCAGTTCTATAATGTAGTAAATTGACAGTATAAAGTTTCGAGATTCTaaattttaataaattaaatACCTTGCAAGTCCTATACTCCTATGCTTAATTGCCTACGGAGTATTATATACATTCGTATCTTAACTAGATTCCAATAAAATAAGGAGTATACATTTATTTGCATTATTGCATGCAATGCATGCATCAGTATATTGTCATCTGTACGTCATCACTCACTAATCATCATGGTTTAGTGTTAATATTACGTAGTATGAAAATAGGTACGGAATAACATTCTTCAGTGCcacaaattaataataatattaagtttgatttgatttgatgcATAAGTGCATAATTATGTACGcaccttattttaattattaatgaaCAAAAGTATAAAACTAAAAGCGCGAGCAAAAGGTGTCTATCATTAGCGCATAATGTATGCTTTGGCCTTTCAAGGTGATGGAGTGGTTCGTTTTAGAAAAGAGACGGTTTTGCAATGAATTTATTGtaaaattattttacaatttaaagtaaaagtAATAACAAGTTGTAAAATAAACGCATTTTTGTACAGAATGGTTACTACTAACAATAAATTAGTACCTTCATTTTTAAAATATGTTTGTCGAAATAAAGTCAATTTGAGCAACAATCAATGAAGAAGTGTTTGAATATCTTAGTGAGAGTCAATTAGTGAAACCTCTCACAAGTATTTGTGCTAGGAATAGTACACTGTACACGTAATACATCCAAGTGTAtaactaattaaaataatttacatTCAATTAGTGTGCAAGGTTCGATTAAAAAGCCAATTAGTGATGATTTGCATCCGTTTAGGTTTAATTTGTTCCTACCACATTTTAATGAAATTTACTTACTGATGAAATTATATCATGAGCTCAATTTCATTTGTGAGATTTTTGGAGGCTTTTCAGATTTGACTACGTGACCTATTAATCACATTGAC
The Silene latifolia isolate original U9 population chromosome 11, ASM4854445v1, whole genome shotgun sequence genome window above contains:
- the LOC141612273 gene encoding ER membrane protein complex subunit 7 homolog gives rise to the protein MASIARLELLLLLSLQLFFCHLLPTTFAHSSGLNDGFTINGRVKIPNFGTRDFGLPAKTSNVKVILNGGQRVTFLRPDGYFSFYNVPAGTHLIEVAAPGYFFSPVRVDVSARNPGKVQASLTETRRALTELSLEPLREEIYYEKREPFSPMSLLKSPMGLMVGFMVIVVFVMPKLMDNVDPEEMRLAQEQMRGQGVPSLANFLGGAQRS